A single window of Desulfovibrio sp. G11 DNA harbors:
- the greA gene encoding transcription elongation factor GreA: protein MTSIPISVQGYKALEEELARLKSERPEIIQAIKEAREEGDLRENAGYDAARERQGMAEARIKYIESRMALYQVIDLDTLSGDKVIFGATVDLEDVDSGEAKTYTILGPDEADPSKGSISFLSPVGQALLGREEGDEVSVEIPRGRVTYEIIGVSFKGSKNLG from the coding sequence ATGACGAGTATTCCCATTTCCGTACAAGGCTACAAGGCGCTGGAAGAAGAATTGGCCCGCCTGAAAAGCGAACGGCCGGAGATCATTCAAGCCATCAAGGAAGCCAGAGAAGAAGGCGACCTGCGCGAAAATGCCGGCTATGACGCCGCGCGCGAACGCCAGGGCATGGCTGAGGCGCGTATAAAGTACATCGAGTCGCGCATGGCCCTGTATCAGGTCATTGACCTTGATACCCTCAGCGGCGACAAGGTCATCTTTGGCGCAACTGTGGACCTGGAAGATGTAGATAGCGGCGAAGCCAAAACCTACACCATTCTTGGCCCGGATGAGGCCGACCCCAGCAAGGGATCCATTTCTTTTCTTTCACCCGTGGGGCAGGCCCTGCTCGGGCGCGAGGAAGGGGACGAAGTTTCCGTTGAAATTCCTCGTGGCCGTGTCACTTACGAAATTATCGGCGTCAGCTTCAAGGGCAGCAAAAACCTCGGCTAA
- a CDS encoding lysylphosphatidylglycerol synthase domain-containing protein, translating into MKKYLRYLGPLLISAIFLLAVYLLYHKLKSYSVAQIRESLSQISHTRITLSLLLMVVNYMILVGYDWLALKAIHKSLPLPRVGLVSFVGQAVSYNFGALLGGTSVRYRFYSAWGFSLTDIVRLVLMLAVTFWVGALGLCGAIFMVAPPIIPDELLVKMPLKDVRILGAILFAIACSYLALCFFIRKPVHMFGKEFVFPPPRIAIAQALVAGVDIVAAAACMYVLLPGDMGISFIDFLPSYLMAQVAVVLTHIPGGVGVFELVILHLTHTTHEQMVFAAVLLFRLIYFIIPLLAAALLLALYEVRQRRQVLRGAGRWLSVLSHTISAYMCFSAGIILLVSSTLPLGHHALSMLRIMEPYHVTAIGHFVSCLSGAALLFVSYGLERRQTRAFYMAVFFLCLGIAGALLNGFSWLTAGMVSVVLLAVCMARRRFYRASFFWQEPIPLFWLGGAMGVLVLVGALGWTLYHTAWSHSANWWGNAAPNAARTTYAFAGIAVSLVLSWIWRASLRRRARHRQEN; encoded by the coding sequence ATGAAAAAATATTTGCGTTATCTCGGGCCATTACTGATCTCTGCCATTTTTCTGCTGGCAGTGTATCTTTTGTACCATAAACTGAAAAGCTACAGTGTCGCGCAAATTCGCGAAAGTCTTTCGCAGATATCCCACACACGTATCACCCTTTCACTCCTGCTCATGGTGGTCAATTATATGATCCTTGTGGGCTATGACTGGCTTGCGCTCAAGGCCATCCATAAAAGCCTTCCCTTGCCGCGTGTGGGGCTGGTTTCTTTTGTGGGGCAGGCCGTAAGCTATAACTTTGGTGCGCTGCTCGGCGGCACAAGCGTACGCTACCGCTTTTACTCAGCCTGGGGGTTTTCGCTGACAGACATAGTGCGGCTTGTGCTTATGCTGGCGGTTACCTTCTGGGTGGGAGCACTTGGACTGTGCGGAGCCATCTTTATGGTGGCGCCCCCCATTATTCCTGACGAGCTGCTGGTCAAGATGCCACTCAAAGACGTGCGCATCCTGGGCGCCATTCTTTTTGCCATCGCCTGCTCATACCTTGCCCTGTGCTTTTTTATTCGCAAGCCCGTGCATATGTTCGGCAAGGAATTCGTTTTTCCCCCGCCGCGCATAGCCATTGCCCAGGCCCTTGTGGCGGGCGTGGACATCGTGGCCGCGGCGGCCTGCATGTATGTGTTGCTGCCGGGCGATATGGGCATAAGCTTTATCGATTTTCTGCCAAGCTACCTTATGGCCCAGGTGGCCGTGGTATTGACGCATATTCCCGGCGGGGTCGGAGTGTTTGAGCTTGTCATCCTGCACCTTACCCACACTACGCACGAGCAGATGGTTTTTGCCGCGGTGCTCTTGTTCCGGTTGATTTATTTTATTATTCCGCTGCTGGCCGCGGCGCTTTTGCTTGCACTCTATGAAGTGCGCCAGCGCCGTCAGGTTCTGCGCGGGGCCGGGCGATGGCTTTCTGTGCTTTCACATACCATTTCGGCCTATATGTGTTTTTCTGCCGGGATTATTTTGCTGGTTTCATCCACATTGCCCTTGGGCCATCACGCCCTCAGCATGCTGCGGATTATGGAACCCTACCATGTGACGGCTATAGGGCATTTTGTGAGCTGCCTGTCGGGCGCGGCCTTGCTTTTTGTTTCTTACGGGCTGGAACGACGGCAGACACGGGCTTTTTATATGGCTGTGTTTTTTCTCTGTCTCGGCATTGCCGGGGCCTTGCTCAACGGCTTTTCCTGGCTCACGGCAGGCATGGTGAGCGTGGTGCTTTTGGCCGTATGCATGGCCCGCAGGCGGTTTTATCGTGCTTCATTTTTCTGGCAGGAGCCTATTCCCCTGTTCTGGCTGGGGGGGGCCATGGGGGTGCTTGTGCTGGTAGGCGCGTTGGGCTGGACGCTGTACCACACGGCATGGAGCCATTCTGCCAACTGGTGGGGCAACGCTGCCCCCAACGCGGCGCGTACAACGTATGCTTTTGCAGGCATTGCCGTGAGCTTGGTACTTTCGTGGATATGGCGGGCGTCTCTTCGGCGGCGTGCGCGTCACAGACAAGAAAATTAG
- a CDS encoding outer membrane protein: MFKRIFLTVALTMALAVPAFAQNSGFYLGLKFIDSIQSTGNVSTSKGASFFDTGDYSQNTVGGGAFVGYDFYPANDIPLRAEIEYAIRTNSETDWDAKHGLDATLKGRWNLQTLFLNVYWDFHNDTAFTPYIGGGLGMGFIESRYKVEGQGYSGSSTDYNTVFAWNAGAGVSYAFTETISADLAYRFVGLGYYEHEKSFAGQKAKVGMAPYANEFSLGVRFTF, encoded by the coding sequence ATGTTCAAAAGAATCTTTCTGACCGTCGCGCTGACTATGGCCCTTGCTGTACCCGCCTTTGCGCAAAACTCCGGCTTTTATCTTGGACTCAAATTCATTGATTCCATCCAGAGCACCGGAAATGTCTCTACCAGCAAGGGCGCAAGCTTCTTTGACACCGGCGACTACAGCCAGAACACCGTAGGGGGCGGCGCCTTTGTCGGTTACGACTTTTACCCTGCCAACGACATCCCCTTACGCGCCGAAATTGAATACGCCATTCGCACCAATTCAGAAACGGATTGGGACGCCAAGCACGGCCTGGACGCGACCCTGAAGGGCCGCTGGAACCTGCAGACCCTCTTCCTCAATGTGTATTGGGATTTCCACAATGACACAGCCTTTACGCCATATATCGGCGGCGGGCTTGGCATGGGCTTTATTGAAAGCAGATACAAGGTAGAAGGTCAGGGGTACAGTGGAAGCAGCACCGATTATAATACGGTATTTGCCTGGAATGCCGGGGCCGGTGTTTCCTACGCCTTTACCGAAACAATCTCTGCTGACCTGGCCTACCGCTTCGTGGGCCTGGGTTACTACGAACATGAAAAGTCTTTTGCCGGTCAAAAGGCCAAGGTCGGCATGGCCCCTTATGCCAATGAATTCAGCCTTGGCGTTCGCTTTACGTTCTAG
- a CDS encoding enoyl-ACP reductase FabI — translation MLLQGKKALIMGLANNRSIAYGIAAALKAQGARLAFNYVGDAIKKRVEPLSEELGGEFTFQCDVCDDAQIESAASIVKEKWGDLDILIHSVAFANRDDLCGRFVDTSRDGFNLALEVSAYSLTGLCRAFEPLFNENSSVLTMTYHGSTQVIPGYNIMGVAKAALEASMRYLAYDLGPKGVRVNAISAGPIKTLAASAVSSLKDIFTMVEGNSPLRRNVTTADVGGVAAFLASDLASAVTGQVIYVDSGFSKVGVIA, via the coding sequence ATGCTGCTGCAAGGAAAGAAAGCTCTTATAATGGGATTGGCCAACAACAGAAGCATCGCTTACGGCATTGCCGCTGCCCTGAAGGCTCAGGGAGCGCGCCTGGCGTTCAACTATGTGGGTGATGCCATTAAAAAACGTGTTGAGCCTCTGAGCGAAGAGCTGGGCGGCGAGTTTACCTTCCAGTGCGATGTGTGTGACGATGCACAGATTGAAAGTGCCGCATCTATCGTCAAGGAAAAATGGGGGGATCTGGACATTCTGATTCACTCCGTGGCTTTTGCCAATCGCGATGACCTGTGTGGCCGCTTTGTGGACACTTCGCGCGACGGATTCAATCTTGCCCTGGAAGTTTCGGCCTATTCCCTCACCGGGCTTTGCCGCGCCTTTGAGCCGTTGTTCAACGAAAACTCCTCGGTGCTCACCATGACCTACCACGGGTCCACTCAGGTCATTCCCGGCTACAATATCATGGGTGTGGCCAAGGCCGCTCTTGAAGCGTCCATGCGCTATCTGGCCTACGACCTTGGCCCCAAGGGAGTACGGGTCAACGCCATCAGCGCCGGCCCCATAAAAACTCTGGCCGCCTCGGCCGTGTCGAGTCTCAAGGATATTTTCACCATGGTGGAAGGCAACTCCCCCCTGCGCCGCAACGTAACCACAGCCGATGTAGGTGGCGTGGCGGCTTTTCTGGCGTCTGATCTTGCCAGCGCCGTGACAGGGCAGGTCATTTACGTTGACAGCGGCTTCAGCAAGGTGGGCGTAATCGCCTGA
- a CDS encoding phosphoribosylaminoimidazolesuccinocarboxamide synthase produces the protein MKVVVKTDITAYPLLSRGKVRDIYNVDEKTLLIVTTDRMSAFDVIMNEPIPYKGVILNQITLFWMEKFKSIIPNHLLESDVNRFPDRLAPWKDELEGRAVLVRKAAPLPVECIVRGYITGSGWSDYQTTGTLCGYTLPPGLQESDKLEPAIFTPSTKAELGKHDENLSVAEAARLLGEDMARQVEQTSLAIYEAGRIYAASRGIIVADTKFEFGFIDGRLHLIDEVLTPDSSRFWPADQYKAGQGQPSFDKQYLRDWLKAQPWDMQPPPPPLPEDIIKITADKYKEAYEIITK, from the coding sequence ATGAAGGTTGTGGTCAAAACTGACATTACCGCCTACCCGCTGCTTTCACGCGGCAAGGTGCGCGACATCTACAACGTGGACGAAAAAACACTGCTCATCGTTACCACAGACAGAATGTCGGCCTTTGACGTGATCATGAACGAGCCTATCCCCTACAAGGGGGTAATTCTGAACCAGATCACCCTGTTCTGGATGGAAAAGTTCAAGAGCATTATCCCCAACCATCTGCTGGAAAGCGATGTGAACCGCTTTCCAGACAGACTGGCCCCCTGGAAAGACGAGCTTGAAGGACGCGCAGTACTTGTACGCAAGGCGGCCCCCCTGCCTGTGGAATGCATCGTACGCGGCTATATCACGGGGTCCGGCTGGAGCGACTATCAGACCACCGGCACCCTTTGCGGCTATACGCTGCCCCCCGGTCTGCAGGAGTCCGACAAACTTGAACCTGCCATCTTTACCCCCTCTACCAAGGCAGAACTGGGCAAGCATGACGAAAACCTGAGCGTGGCCGAAGCTGCCCGCCTGCTGGGTGAAGACATGGCCCGTCAGGTTGAGCAGACCTCTCTGGCCATCTACGAAGCCGGACGAATCTATGCTGCAAGCCGCGGCATTATCGTGGCAGACACCAAATTTGAATTTGGTTTTATCGACGGTAGGTTGCACCTCATTGATGAAGTTCTCACTCCCGATTCCTCGCGCTTCTGGCCTGCGGATCAGTACAAGGCCGGGCAGGGGCAGCCCAGTTTTGACAAACAGTACCTGCGCGACTGGCTGAAAGCACAACCCTGGGATATGCAGCCTCCACCGCCGCCCCTGCCTGAGGACATTATAAAAATCACTGCGGATAAATACAAAGAAGCCTACGAAATTATTACAAAATAA
- the hisD gene encoding histidinol dehydrogenase, whose protein sequence is MTCRTLTLHNEQEWPKLAQWLQGRNNPGDGVESAVRDIIAAVRERGDEALVEYTRNFDCPDFAPPLLVSEQEIARAAASVSIENREIISQAATYIRSFHEAQTEKSWFTTRPDGSILGQHVLPVDAAGLYVPGGQGGNTPLISSLLMTAIPAQVAGVPRLAICTPPRKDGSVNPHILAAAHLLDIEEVYRVGGAWSVAGMAYGTQSMAPVDVIAGPGNIFVTTAKRLVQGTVGIDMIAGPSEVLILADSSANAEWLAADMLSQAEHDTLASAICVTDDQRLADNLWQELNKQCAALPRATTAARSLEDWGAIVVTPNLSVAVAVANMVAPEHLEICTRDPWAVLPHIRHAGAIFMGQHSPEAVGDYFAGPNHVLPTLGTARFSSALSVQTFCKRTSIVATSPTFLQQNMQSIAALARMEGLEAHARSVEARAKK, encoded by the coding sequence ATGACATGCCGGACTTTGACTCTGCATAATGAGCAGGAGTGGCCCAAGCTTGCCCAATGGCTGCAAGGCCGCAATAACCCCGGTGACGGGGTGGAAAGCGCTGTGCGCGACATCATCGCTGCTGTGCGCGAAAGGGGCGACGAAGCCCTGGTGGAATATACCCGTAATTTTGACTGCCCGGATTTTGCGCCCCCACTGCTCGTCAGCGAGCAGGAAATCGCGCGCGCGGCTGCTTCTGTTTCCATTGAAAACAGAGAAATCATCAGTCAGGCGGCCACGTACATACGCTCTTTTCATGAAGCGCAGACGGAAAAATCCTGGTTTACCACACGCCCTGACGGCAGCATTCTCGGCCAGCACGTTTTGCCCGTCGATGCTGCCGGGCTGTACGTGCCCGGCGGACAAGGCGGCAATACACCGCTTATCTCAAGCCTGCTCATGACAGCCATTCCGGCGCAGGTCGCAGGTGTGCCGCGTCTTGCCATCTGCACTCCGCCCCGCAAGGACGGCAGCGTCAACCCCCATATTCTTGCTGCGGCCCACCTGCTGGACATTGAAGAAGTATACCGCGTTGGCGGGGCCTGGTCCGTGGCGGGCATGGCCTATGGCACGCAAAGCATGGCCCCGGTAGACGTCATCGCCGGACCGGGCAACATCTTTGTCACCACAGCCAAACGCCTGGTGCAAGGCACAGTGGGTATCGACATGATCGCTGGTCCCAGCGAAGTGCTGATCCTGGCCGACTCTTCCGCCAATGCCGAATGGCTCGCAGCGGACATGCTTTCTCAGGCCGAGCACGACACCCTGGCATCGGCAATCTGCGTTACTGACGATCAGCGCCTGGCCGACAATCTCTGGCAGGAGCTCAACAAACAGTGCGCCGCCCTGCCCAGAGCCACCACCGCAGCCCGCTCGCTTGAAGACTGGGGGGCCATTGTGGTCACGCCCAACCTGAGTGTGGCCGTAGCCGTGGCCAATATGGTCGCTCCCGAGCACCTGGAAATCTGCACTCGTGACCCTTGGGCCGTTCTGCCCCACATCCGCCATGCCGGAGCCATTTTTATGGGCCAGCATAGCCCCGAGGCAGTGGGGGACTATTTCGCCGGTCCGAACCATGTGCTGCCCACATTGGGTACGGCCCGCTTTTCTTCTGCCCTTTCTGTGCAGACCTTTTGCAAGAGAACCAGCATCGTGGCAACGTCCCCAACCTTTTTGCAGCAAAATATGCAATCCATTGCCGCCCTTGCACGCATGGAAGGACTGGAAGCGCACGCGCGCAGCGTTGAAGCGCGAGCCAAAAAATAA
- the grpE gene encoding nucleotide exchange factor GrpE produces the protein MQRHKMHKSYERAAQPEDEFSEDDLNFCAPDGMGDMPGELDDTLLENMSEAMTEQGDVFSAAEVEARCKAEVEEMRLRMAAEMDNFQKRLKREHEEQMRYAAENVLGDLLPSLDNLDLALQYGSTSEVCKDMLQGVAMTRKLLLEAVAKHGLTPVGEEGEEFDPAIHEAVGFDARPELAPNSVARLLQRGYKLGERLLRPAKVMVNP, from the coding sequence ATGCAGCGTCACAAGATGCACAAGTCTTATGAAAGGGCGGCGCAGCCGGAAGACGAATTTTCGGAAGACGACCTGAATTTTTGCGCGCCGGACGGCATGGGAGACATGCCTGGCGAATTGGACGATACCTTGCTGGAGAACATGTCTGAAGCGATGACAGAGCAGGGCGACGTCTTTTCGGCGGCAGAAGTTGAAGCACGGTGCAAAGCCGAAGTGGAAGAAATGCGTTTGCGCATGGCTGCTGAGATGGACAACTTTCAGAAGCGCCTCAAGCGTGAGCATGAAGAACAAATGCGTTACGCCGCTGAAAATGTCTTGGGTGATCTTTTGCCCAGTCTTGACAATCTTGATCTGGCCTTGCAGTACGGCAGTACCAGTGAGGTTTGCAAGGACATGTTGCAGGGCGTGGCCATGACACGCAAACTGCTTCTTGAAGCTGTTGCCAAGCACGGCCTTACCCCGGTGGGCGAAGAAGGCGAAGAATTTGACCCAGCCATACATGAAGCCGTGGGTTTTGACGCCCGCCCGGAGCTTGCCCCCAATTCTGTGGCCCGCCTGCTGCAGCGCGGGTACAAGCTTGGTGAGCGCCTGTTGCGCCCCGCAAAGGTTATGGTCAATCCCTGA
- a CDS encoding HD domain-containing phosphohydrolase: MSEAAAQRSRILLVDDAPENLRILSESLREDYTIMFAKNGPDALRLAMGNPPPDLILLDVIMPGMNGYEVCRRLKEDPDTRDIPIMFITAQNEETDEATGLSLGAQDYIAKPFRVSLVRNRVANQLKYKRYRDHLNDLVHERTRQLALTQEATIHAMASLAEWRDTETGAHIKRTQNYVKALALHMAGQPKYREQLDADVISWLYLSAPLHDVGKVAIADTVLHKPGPLTDEEYEAMKTHTVHGRNVLAAADKFLGEDSFLKMACDIAHCHHERWDGRGYPQGLKEEGIPLSARLMSLADVYDALRSQRVYKPAMSHESAAKIILDGRGTQFDPDVVDAFMAIQEQFKTIAERYKDLEG, translated from the coding sequence GTGAGCGAGGCGGCAGCCCAGCGCAGCCGCATATTACTTGTGGACGACGCCCCGGAAAACTTACGCATCCTGAGCGAAAGCCTGCGCGAGGACTATACCATCATGTTTGCCAAAAATGGCCCGGACGCCCTGCGCCTGGCCATGGGTAACCCGCCGCCGGACCTCATTCTGCTTGATGTCATCATGCCGGGTATGAACGGATACGAAGTCTGCCGCAGGCTCAAGGAAGATCCCGACACGCGCGACATTCCCATCATGTTCATCACGGCCCAGAATGAGGAAACCGACGAAGCCACCGGCCTATCCCTGGGCGCGCAAGACTATATAGCCAAACCATTTCGCGTTTCCCTGGTGCGCAACAGGGTTGCCAATCAATTGAAATACAAGCGTTATCGCGACCATCTCAACGACCTGGTGCACGAACGCACACGCCAGTTGGCTCTTACCCAGGAGGCTACCATTCATGCCATGGCAAGCCTTGCTGAATGGCGAGACACCGAAACGGGTGCGCACATCAAACGGACGCAAAACTATGTGAAAGCACTGGCGCTGCACATGGCCGGGCAGCCCAAATACCGTGAACAACTGGACGCGGACGTTATTTCCTGGCTTTATCTTTCGGCCCCGCTGCATGATGTGGGCAAGGTTGCCATTGCCGACACGGTATTGCACAAACCCGGCCCCCTTACCGATGAAGAATATGAAGCCATGAAGACACACACCGTGCATGGCAGGAATGTTCTTGCCGCTGCGGACAAATTTTTGGGCGAAGACTCTTTTTTGAAAATGGCCTGCGACATTGCCCATTGCCATCATGAACGGTGGGATGGCCGGGGGTATCCGCAAGGGCTGAAAGAAGAGGGAATTCCGCTTTCAGCACGGCTTATGAGTCTTGCCGATGTGTACGACGCCCTGCGCAGCCAGCGCGTTTACAAGCCTGCCATGAGCCACGAAAGCGCCGCAAAAATTATCCTGGACGGCAGGGGAACCCAGTTTGACCCTGATGTTGTTGATGCCTTTATGGCTATTCAGGAACAATTCAAGACCATTGCCGAACGCTACAAAGATCTGGAAGGCTGA
- a CDS encoding PqiC family protein, producing the protein MQRYALYTLMAFVVLMAACSRSTPTNYYLLESRLTPVSAESLPGKSLRVAPVTVPEYLDRDGIVSRVGESTQLVVAQFHSWAEPLSHGVRRVTREVLTRPMLDNGINVLPAGDESTADYVLYLDVQRLDGNFDQKAVLDVRWTLRSKYNDVLARGIYVDEEDVAGKSYDILTAAESRMVQRMAEHLTQRLPGFTGGRQ; encoded by the coding sequence ATGCAACGTTACGCCCTGTACACCCTCATGGCCTTCGTCGTGCTGATGGCTGCCTGCAGCCGCAGTACGCCTACGAATTACTATCTTCTGGAAAGCCGCCTCACGCCCGTTTCAGCCGAAAGTCTGCCGGGCAAGAGCCTGCGGGTGGCGCCCGTTACCGTGCCTGAATATCTTGACCGCGACGGCATCGTCAGCCGTGTGGGCGAATCCACCCAGCTTGTGGTAGCACAGTTTCACAGCTGGGCCGAGCCGCTGAGTCACGGCGTGCGACGTGTCACCCGCGAAGTGCTCACCCGCCCCATGCTCGACAACGGCATCAACGTATTGCCCGCCGGGGACGAATCCACTGCCGACTACGTTCTGTATCTGGATGTGCAGCGCCTGGACGGAAATTTTGACCAAAAGGCCGTGCTTGACGTGCGCTGGACATTGCGCAGCAAGTATAATGATGTGCTCGCTCGCGGCATTTATGTGGACGAAGAAGACGTCGCCGGGAAAAGCTACGATATTCTCACTGCCGCTGAAAGCCGCATGGTGCAGCGCATGGCTGAGCACCTGACACAGCGCTTGCCGGGCTTTACCGGGGGCAGGCAGTGA
- a CDS encoding MlaD family protein — protein sequence MNAQKYRTTVGAFVLGGLSLLALGFIVLGGGRLFSNDMQYVLYFDGSVSGLSTGAPVVFRGVPMGSVTRINLVANTKDSNVTIPVYIRIDEQSFVRARGSAPISESVREEIVRRMVQRGLRARLQLQSLITGQYRIELDFFPGTPAVFRSGTPDTEIPTIPSPIDTLQTTLAQLPLESMAHALEAILQSLAHSLADDSLGRGLKAFTRTFEEVEDVLKNSSMRQNAESILKKLNTAASTVEGQMPGTFVTLRAALESMSLAADQLRVVTASAQSLVGRDSPTVNDVRRLIRESIETLRTIRNFTQMLERNPEALLMGRQGKR from the coding sequence ATGAACGCGCAAAAATACAGAACCACTGTGGGAGCCTTTGTGCTTGGCGGGCTATCCCTGCTGGCTCTGGGATTCATCGTACTGGGCGGCGGCCGTCTGTTCAGCAATGACATGCAGTATGTTCTCTACTTTGACGGCTCTGTGAGCGGCCTTTCCACGGGAGCCCCCGTTGTGTTCCGCGGTGTTCCCATGGGCAGCGTCACCCGCATCAACCTTGTGGCCAACACAAAAGACTCCAATGTCACCATTCCCGTCTATATCCGTATAGACGAACAAAGCTTTGTGCGCGCCCGCGGCTCTGCGCCCATTTCGGAATCAGTGCGGGAAGAAATCGTCCGCCGCATGGTGCAGCGGGGCCTTCGTGCCCGCCTGCAACTACAAAGCCTTATCACCGGACAATACCGGATCGAGCTGGACTTCTTTCCCGGCACACCCGCTGTTTTCCGTTCCGGCACACCCGATACGGAAATTCCCACCATCCCCTCCCCCATTGACACGCTGCAAACCACCCTGGCGCAACTGCCGCTGGAATCCATGGCCCACGCACTTGAAGCCATCCTGCAAAGCCTGGCCCATTCCCTGGCGGACGACAGCCTTGGACGCGGCCTCAAAGCGTTTACGCGCACATTTGAAGAAGTTGAAGACGTCCTCAAAAACAGTTCCATGCGGCAAAATGCCGAAAGCATCCTGAAAAAGCTCAACACCGCCGCAAGCACAGTTGAAGGGCAAATGCCGGGAACCTTTGTTACCTTGCGAGCCGCGCTGGAGAGCATGAGCCTGGCAGCGGACCAGCTGCGTGTAGTCACGGCCTCGGCCCAAAGCCTTGTGGGGCGTGACTCGCCCACCGTCAACGATGTCCGCCGCCTGATCAGGGAAAGCATTGAAACCCTGCGCACCATCCGCAACTTCACACAGATGCTTGAACGCAACCCCGAAGCCCTGCTTATGGGCAGACAAGGAAAACGCTGA
- a CDS encoding ABC transporter ATP-binding protein yields MRIKINELQVGYGSYVLMRDVTFDVRAGDIFFITGGSGCGKSTLLRVLMGLKSPQAGQVFYGKTDFWACSEEQRRRMGRDTGVLFQSGALWSSMTLAENVGLPLQQYTDLSGAAIREQAKLKLALAGLAGFEDYYPSEISGGMRKRAGLARALALDPKILFLDEPSAGLDPVSSRLLDDLILELRASLGTTFVIVSHELASIYAIADSLIFLDAQTRQVAACGNPHQLLQDPGTASSAMLFLTRGERSHAEKEQTEKNASAAPDKETNI; encoded by the coding sequence ATGCGCATCAAAATCAATGAGCTGCAGGTGGGTTACGGCTCGTATGTCCTCATGCGCGATGTGACATTTGACGTGCGTGCCGGAGACATTTTCTTTATCACCGGCGGCTCAGGCTGCGGCAAAAGCACTTTGCTGCGGGTACTTATGGGACTGAAGTCCCCACAGGCGGGCCAGGTTTTTTATGGAAAGACGGACTTCTGGGCCTGCAGTGAAGAGCAGCGTCGCAGAATGGGCCGCGACACAGGTGTACTCTTTCAGAGTGGAGCCTTGTGGAGCTCCATGACCCTTGCAGAAAACGTGGGACTGCCCCTGCAGCAATATACAGACCTGAGCGGCGCGGCCATACGCGAACAGGCCAAACTCAAGCTGGCCCTCGCCGGGCTTGCAGGCTTTGAAGACTACTACCCTTCCGAGATCAGCGGCGGCATGCGCAAGCGCGCGGGTCTGGCCCGCGCCCTGGCCCTTGACCCCAAAATTCTTTTTCTGGACGAACCGTCCGCCGGGCTTGACCCCGTAAGCTCGCGCCTGCTGGACGACCTGATCCTGGAGCTGCGCGCAAGCCTGGGGACTACTTTTGTTATTGTTTCACACGAATTGGCAAGCATCTACGCCATTGCCGACAGTCTCATCTTTCTGGATGCCCAGACGCGCCAGGTGGCGGCATGCGGCAATCCGCACCAACTGCTGCAAGACCCCGGTACAGCGTCCAGCGCAATGCTTTTTCTTACCAGGGGTGAGCGCAGTCACGCTGAAAAAGAGCAGACGGAAAAAAACGCTTCCGCTGCGCCGGACAAGGAAACGAATATATGA